The Mesotoga sp. BH458_6_3_2_1 genome has a window encoding:
- the dnaX gene encoding DNA polymerase III subunit gamma/tau has translation MSEVLYRKYRPRNFSELIGQDQVKEILGKAIENDTVSHAYIFSGSRGTGKTTTARILAKMLNCLSEGSLKPCGVCDSCRAIDSSSHMDVVELDAASYRGIDEIRKIRDAVSYRPVMGRFKVYIIDEFHMLTREAFNALLKTLEEPPERVVFVLATTNLEKVPETVLSRCQIFNFKPLDEKDIMTYLEKIAKAEGLEFDERALRYISKAAHGGMRDAVNLMERVIAFADDVSEESVRTTLGILPEEVVKEFISAFSSGDPSMILKMSEDIQSGGFTYEVFLEQVIDEVKDQLIRETSGESFNLLSSLWEINRELRYAEDKRGTFEVMTLLKSGLGRVRINLTTSDEPASTDSIAVKADSKKSEDSDMVDGKELTEILEHLRRNSYILLWTLLSLAKVRHTKEGEDFVIDTDSDYSQVLLEERLESLNRISTDLVGKKFFLADDSVREDPFGNLDKDSREYVDAVIAGLGLKDDIDKGKIKIELEEE, from the coding sequence ATGTCTGAAGTTTTGTATAGGAAATATAGACCGAGAAATTTCAGTGAATTGATTGGACAGGATCAAGTGAAAGAGATCCTGGGAAAGGCAATAGAAAACGATACAGTGTCCCATGCTTACATATTCTCAGGTTCGAGGGGCACAGGAAAGACTACGACTGCCCGAATTCTTGCCAAGATGCTCAATTGCCTCTCGGAAGGATCCTTAAAACCGTGTGGTGTCTGTGACTCGTGCAGGGCTATTGATTCTTCTTCCCATATGGATGTTGTTGAACTTGACGCAGCTTCTTACAGAGGCATAGACGAGATCAGGAAGATACGGGATGCCGTATCTTACAGGCCTGTTATGGGCAGGTTCAAAGTCTATATTATTGATGAATTTCACATGCTGACAAGAGAAGCTTTCAATGCACTTTTGAAGACTCTTGAAGAACCTCCCGAAAGAGTTGTTTTTGTTCTTGCTACCACCAATCTTGAGAAGGTCCCGGAGACAGTACTTTCTCGTTGTCAGATCTTCAACTTCAAGCCTCTTGACGAAAAAGACATTATGACTTATCTTGAGAAAATTGCCAAGGCAGAAGGGTTAGAATTCGATGAAAGGGCGCTTCGCTACATATCCAAGGCAGCTCACGGAGGTATGAGAGACGCAGTTAATCTTATGGAGAGAGTTATCGCTTTTGCTGATGATGTCAGCGAAGAGTCTGTTAGAACTACTCTAGGTATTCTTCCTGAAGAGGTCGTTAAGGAGTTTATTTCGGCCTTTTCATCTGGAGATCCGTCAATGATATTGAAGATGTCTGAAGATATTCAGTCCGGAGGATTCACTTACGAAGTCTTTCTTGAACAAGTAATAGATGAGGTAAAAGATCAACTTATACGAGAAACCAGCGGCGAGAGTTTCAATCTTCTATCATCTCTCTGGGAGATAAATCGTGAACTTAGATATGCCGAAGACAAGCGAGGCACTTTTGAAGTGATGACACTCCTTAAGAGCGGATTAGGGAGAGTGCGAATCAATCTCACCACTTCAGATGAACCGGCTTCGACAGACTCGATCGCTGTCAAGGCTGATTCAAAGAAATCTGAAGATTCTGATATGGTCGATGGCAAAGAGCTTACAGAGATACTGGAGCACCTTCGAAGGAACAGTTATATTCTCTTGTGGACTCTTCTAAGCCTTGCAAAAGTAAGACACACCAAAGAAGGAGAAGACTTTGTAATCGACACGGACAGTGATTACTCACAAGTGCTTCTTGAAGAAAGGCTTGAATCACTAAATCGAATTTCGACGGATCTTGTTGGAAAGAAGTTCTTTCTAGCCGATGATTCGGTCCGAGAGGATCCTTTTGGAAATCTCGATAAAGATTCTAGAGAGTACGTTGATGCAGTAATTGCCGGACTTGGTTTGAAGGATGATATTGACAAAGGAAAGATAAAGATAGAGCTTGAGGAGGAGTAA
- a CDS encoding YbaB/EbfC family nucleoid-associated protein: MAKKFRGLGGRNYGGSKKGSNMGELLKQAQKAQEEMESLEDTFKTIEVAASAGGGAINVVATCDYRIKSIEVEPEIREEDYEIIQDLIIAGINEALAEVTKKRDEETARITGGLNLPDNIL, translated from the coding sequence ATGGCAAAGAAATTTAGGGGCCTCGGTGGTAGGAACTATGGTGGTTCGAAAAAGGGTTCCAATATGGGCGAACTTCTGAAACAAGCCCAGAAGGCACAGGAAGAAATGGAAAGCCTTGAAGATACATTCAAGACAATTGAGGTCGCTGCTTCAGCCGGCGGCGGGGCAATAAATGTTGTTGCGACTTGCGATTATCGTATCAAATCGATCGAAGTCGAGCCGGAGATAAGGGAAGAGGATTATGAGATCATTCAAGATTTGATAATCGCGGGGATAAATGAAGCATTGGCCGAGGTAACAAAGAAGAGAGACGAAGAAACAGCGCGAATCACGGGAGGACTCAATCTACCGGACAATATACTTTAG
- the gap gene encoding type I glyceraldehyde-3-phosphate dehydrogenase, protein MHRVAINGFGRIGRLVFREMVKRGEFEIVAINDLTDAATLAHLLKYDSVHGRFEGSVEAKEGAIVVNGKEVKVFSEKNPANLPWKDLGVELVIEATGVFRNREKTMPHIEAGAKKVLITAPAKGEVDATIVLGVNDDVLKPEMKIVSNASCTTNSIAPIIKILNDNFKIQKGYLTTVHAYTNDQKILDLPHSDLRRARAAAANTIPTSTGAAKAVGLVIPELKGKLDGIAMRVPVTDGSITDLTVVLEKETTAQEVNALVKNAAETGLKGIVEYTEEELVSSDIVGTTVSSVFDSKLTAAMGNLLKVCAWYDNEYGYSCRVVDLAKIMMEM, encoded by the coding sequence ATGCACAGAGTAGCAATCAACGGTTTTGGGAGAATTGGCAGACTTGTTTTTAGAGAGATGGTGAAGCGCGGGGAATTTGAAATAGTTGCAATCAATGATCTGACAGATGCCGCAACTCTTGCTCATCTTCTCAAATATGATTCAGTTCACGGAAGGTTTGAAGGTTCAGTCGAGGCTAAAGAAGGAGCTATTGTAGTAAATGGCAAAGAAGTGAAAGTCTTCTCCGAAAAGAACCCTGCGAATCTTCCCTGGAAAGATCTCGGTGTCGAACTGGTAATTGAGGCTACCGGAGTTTTCAGAAATAGAGAGAAAACCATGCCTCACATCGAAGCTGGAGCGAAGAAGGTCTTGATCACTGCACCTGCAAAGGGTGAAGTGGATGCCACAATAGTACTCGGAGTTAACGACGATGTACTTAAGCCAGAAATGAAAATCGTATCCAATGCTTCCTGTACGACCAACTCGATAGCTCCAATCATCAAGATTCTAAACGACAATTTCAAGATTCAGAAAGGTTACCTTACCACCGTTCACGCATATACAAACGACCAGAAAATTCTGGATCTTCCGCACAGCGATTTGAGGAGGGCAAGAGCGGCTGCCGCCAATACAATTCCGACCTCGACTGGAGCCGCAAAGGCTGTAGGCTTAGTTATCCCGGAGCTTAAGGGCAAGCTGGATGGAATCGCCATGAGAGTTCCCGTGACGGACGGTTCAATAACAGATCTTACGGTGGTCCTGGAGAAGGAAACCACCGCCCAGGAAGTCAATGCCCTTGTAAAGAATGCCGCAGAAACCGGGCTCAAGGGAATTGTCGAATACACCGAAGAAGAACTGGTTTCTTCAGACATCGTGGGGACGACCGTTTCCTCGGTATTCGACAGCAAATTGACAGCGGCGATGGGCAACTTGCTGAAAGTCTGCGCCTGGTACGACAACGAATATGGCTATTCTTGCAGAGTAGTCGATCTAGCCAAGATAATGATGGAGATGTAA
- the tpiA gene encoding triose-phosphate isomerase has protein sequence MSKTLTLRDVDLSGKRVLVRVDFNVPLNKETGEVSDDTRIMAAIPTVEYIVERGGKAILVSHLGRPKGKKDPKYSLERVAERLSSLIGKPVRFVPDCVGEAVERAVSEMSDGEILLLENVRFYPEEEKNDPDFSKKLSSIADIHVNDAFGTAHRGHASNVGVARNLISVPGFLMQKEIEMLGMAIESPEHPYVVILGGAKVSDKIGVISNLLEKADRILIGGAMMFTFLKALGKSVGDSLVEEDKIDLAKEILEKAEKKSVEFVLPVDTIISREIAAGSESKVVSLEEGVPSGWKGLDIGPSTIELFEGKLGDAKTVVWNGPMGVFEIDDFAKGTESIAKALASLNDAVTIIGGGDSAAAINKFGLADKVSHVSTGGGASLEMLEGKDMPGIMSLSTEAHKKKRRIMVAGNWKMNKSPDESRMFAGFLASSIGNEKVVDVVVFPATISVPGVADILKDTAIKFGVQNVYPADSGAFTGEISVPMLPDLGVEYVLVGHSERRHIFGETSEMTNEKIKAVLKGGLIPVFCVGETLEERESGRTNEVLKEQISKGFSGLDKNEAERLIIAYEPVWAIGTGVVATPEQAEDTMKFVRDLVSSLYDNDLSEEIRILYGGSIKPDNFEPLIAMENIDGGLVGGASLLESFVQLVAIAKNHA, from the coding sequence ATGTCTAAGACCCTAACTCTTAGAGATGTTGATTTGAGTGGAAAAAGGGTACTTGTCAGAGTGGATTTCAATGTGCCTCTGAATAAAGAAACTGGCGAAGTAAGTGACGATACTAGAATCATGGCCGCTATACCCACCGTCGAATACATTGTAGAAAGAGGTGGGAAGGCAATTCTCGTTTCTCATTTGGGCAGACCCAAAGGAAAGAAAGATCCGAAGTATTCGCTGGAAAGAGTAGCCGAGAGGCTTAGTTCACTGATTGGCAAACCAGTCCGATTTGTTCCCGATTGTGTCGGGGAAGCTGTGGAGAGAGCCGTTTCTGAGATGAGTGATGGTGAGATACTACTTCTGGAGAACGTTAGATTCTACCCCGAAGAAGAGAAGAACGACCCTGACTTCTCGAAAAAGCTCTCTTCGATTGCTGATATTCACGTAAACGATGCTTTTGGCACCGCACACAGGGGTCATGCGTCAAACGTTGGTGTGGCACGAAACTTGATCAGTGTACCCGGATTTCTTATGCAAAAAGAAATCGAGATGCTTGGAATGGCAATCGAAAGCCCGGAGCACCCCTATGTCGTAATTCTTGGAGGCGCGAAGGTATCCGACAAGATAGGAGTGATAAGCAATCTTCTTGAGAAGGCCGACAGGATTCTCATTGGCGGTGCGATGATGTTTACATTCCTAAAAGCTTTAGGCAAGAGCGTTGGCGACTCTCTAGTTGAAGAGGACAAGATAGATCTTGCTAAAGAGATTTTGGAGAAGGCCGAAAAGAAGAGTGTGGAGTTTGTTCTTCCTGTCGATACGATAATTTCCAGAGAAATCGCGGCCGGTAGTGAATCTAAAGTTGTCAGCCTGGAAGAAGGTGTACCGTCAGGTTGGAAAGGTCTTGACATTGGCCCATCCACAATTGAGCTCTTTGAAGGAAAGCTAGGCGATGCGAAGACCGTTGTCTGGAACGGACCCATGGGTGTCTTCGAAATTGACGATTTTGCGAAGGGTACGGAGTCAATTGCGAAGGCGCTGGCCTCTCTTAATGACGCAGTCACGATAATCGGGGGAGGCGACAGTGCTGCAGCAATTAACAAGTTCGGACTTGCCGACAAGGTCTCCCATGTGTCTACTGGAGGAGGGGCGTCCCTTGAGATGCTTGAGGGAAAGGATATGCCAGGAATAATGAGCCTCTCAACTGAGGCCCACAAAAAAAAACGTAGAATAATGGTCGCGGGGAACTGGAAGATGAACAAATCCCCCGATGAGTCACGGATGTTTGCGGGATTCCTTGCCTCCTCAATAGGAAATGAAAAAGTCGTGGATGTCGTTGTTTTTCCGGCGACTATATCGGTTCCCGGTGTGGCCGATATCCTGAAAGATACTGCTATAAAGTTTGGAGTACAGAATGTTTATCCGGCTGACAGTGGGGCCTTCACGGGAGAAATCTCAGTGCCGATGCTCCCAGATCTGGGAGTAGAATACGTGCTTGTCGGACACTCCGAACGCAGGCATATCTTCGGCGAAACCAGTGAGATGACCAACGAAAAGATCAAAGCGGTTCTTAAAGGCGGCCTAATTCCGGTCTTCTGTGTGGGAGAAACGCTGGAAGAAAGAGAATCAGGCAGAACAAATGAAGTTCTAAAGGAGCAGATCAGCAAGGGCTTTTCGGGACTTGATAAGAACGAAGCAGAAAGATTAATTATTGCCTACGAACCGGTTTGGGCTATCGGAACTGGAGTTGTGGCCACACCTGAACAGGCCGAAGACACTATGAAATTTGTAAGGGATCTCGTCTCTTCTCTTTACGACAATGATCTGTCGGAGGAAATTCGGATTCTTTATGGTGGGAGCATCAAGCCTGATAACTTCGAGCCTCTAATTGCCATGGAGAATATTGACGGTGGGTTAGTTGGGGGAGCCAGTCTGCTTGAAAGCTTCGTTCAACTGGTTGCCATCGCCAAGAATCACGCTTGA
- a CDS encoding cell division protein ZapA → MKRSVSLDLGEKKYTFITSDPQELVDQVFSKITEMYDSLKKNEEEIGYEKVLVGISVNLAHDLVRSQNELLRLKAKYEEVLSEYFQGRDGVEK, encoded by the coding sequence ATGAAGCGATCAGTCTCACTTGACCTTGGAGAAAAGAAGTACACTTTTATTACCAGTGATCCACAAGAACTTGTGGATCAAGTCTTTTCTAAGATCACGGAAATGTACGATTCGTTAAAAAAGAACGAAGAAGAGATCGGCTATGAAAAAGTACTTGTGGGGATTTCGGTGAATCTTGCGCACGACCTTGTGAGAAGTCAGAATGAACTGCTAAGGCTTAAAGCAAAATACGAAGAGGTTCTTTCAGAATACTTCCAGGGACGTGACGGGGTTGAGAAGTAG
- the murI gene encoding glutamate racemase — MTGLRSRLRIGIFDSGIGGLTVLKRLLEAFPEGVNFHYFADTARVPYGSKPIETLQRYLREIFDFFSQLNVDAILTACNTSDSILSQREKSELGVPYFSIIDPTVRTLGESAPKESTVAVIATENTVKRSLYLRRLFHYENLTTIVQRACPLFVPLIEEGIWEGEIVDSIVKYYLTDLARTEPDFLILGCTHYPLIRKSIEAFLPSKTRVVDPAEYIVSDFTDWAEISSTEPSTVDYYVSGNIRFFQEILKRYLRKEENVRGVGLTFAGITLKESV; from the coding sequence GTGACGGGGTTGAGAAGTAGGTTAAGGATAGGGATTTTCGATTCGGGGATAGGTGGCCTTACAGTTCTGAAAAGGTTATTGGAGGCTTTCCCTGAAGGAGTGAATTTTCACTATTTTGCTGATACTGCAAGGGTTCCGTACGGTTCAAAGCCAATTGAAACACTTCAAAGATACTTAAGAGAGATCTTCGATTTTTTTTCGCAGCTGAATGTCGATGCAATTCTTACTGCCTGTAACACCTCCGATTCCATACTCTCTCAAAGAGAAAAGTCAGAGCTCGGCGTTCCTTACTTCAGTATAATTGATCCCACAGTGAGAACTCTTGGAGAATCAGCCCCGAAAGAATCGACAGTCGCAGTTATTGCAACTGAGAATACTGTAAAGAGATCGCTTTATTTGAGACGGCTCTTCCACTATGAGAATCTTACTACCATTGTTCAGAGGGCCTGCCCACTTTTCGTCCCCTTAATAGAAGAGGGTATCTGGGAAGGCGAAATTGTTGATTCCATCGTAAAGTATTACTTGACTGATCTGGCTAGAACCGAACCAGACTTTCTGATACTTGGATGCACTCACTATCCGCTAATTAGAAAATCGATCGAAGCATTTCTGCCTTCAAAAACAAGAGTTGTAGATCCTGCGGAGTATATTGTCAGTGATTTCACTGATTGGGCGGAAATCTCATCAACCGAACCATCTACGGTAGACTATTACGTTAGTGGGAATATTCGGTTTTTTCAGGAAATTCTGAAGAGGTATCTTCGAAAAGAAGAGAATGTGAGAGGTGTTGGTCTAACCTTTGCGGGGATAACTCTGAAGGAAAGCGTTTGA
- the yvcK gene encoding gluconeogenesis factor YvcK family protein, producing MSRTVLIGGGTGLSTFARVIKDFDSSLTLVVAVTDDGGSSGIIREAMLIPPPGDVRNNIIALADDEELLTKVFSYRFRAPAMDGHSIGNIIIAGLTEMYGSFPEAVVAASNMLSIKGRVLPVANDFVHLVAELDDGSVIKGESKISSVGKRVRRLSLDKPAKALPEVIDAIVSADTIIVGPGSIFTSVVPNFLVSGVREAFRESRGRKIYICNIMTQPGESEGFSLGDHVEVVEDYCGEAFDMIFWTEVRGVEASVLKRYREKGSSPVENDMLFDRRVKVIDGATTELIDDGRTRLVVRHSRNSILSILHELCLLGESRI from the coding sequence GTGAGTAGAACAGTTCTGATAGGAGGAGGTACGGGCCTATCAACTTTCGCTAGAGTGATTAAGGATTTCGACTCTTCTCTTACTCTGGTTGTTGCAGTGACCGACGATGGAGGAAGTTCGGGGATTATAAGAGAAGCTATGTTGATTCCTCCGCCGGGTGATGTCAGGAACAACATAATTGCTCTGGCCGATGACGAAGAGCTTCTGACCAAGGTCTTTTCTTACAGATTCAGGGCGCCTGCAATGGACGGGCATTCTATTGGAAATATAATAATCGCCGGTCTTACTGAGATGTATGGGAGTTTTCCAGAGGCAGTTGTTGCGGCATCAAATATGCTCAGCATAAAGGGCAGGGTTTTGCCTGTCGCCAATGATTTCGTTCATCTCGTGGCGGAGCTCGACGATGGATCAGTTATCAAGGGAGAGTCAAAAATATCGTCAGTAGGAAAAAGAGTGAGAAGACTATCCCTTGACAAGCCAGCTAAGGCTCTTCCAGAAGTAATCGATGCAATAGTATCTGCAGATACGATAATTGTGGGCCCCGGAAGCATTTTTACCAGTGTAGTTCCAAATTTTCTTGTTTCCGGTGTTCGAGAAGCATTCAGAGAATCGAGAGGCAGAAAGATTTATATCTGCAATATCATGACTCAACCCGGTGAGTCCGAAGGTTTCTCACTGGGCGATCACGTAGAGGTTGTTGAGGATTATTGCGGAGAAGCCTTTGATATGATTTTTTGGACGGAAGTGAGAGGTGTCGAGGCTTCGGTCTTGAAAAGATATAGGGAGAAGGGCTCCTCACCGGTCGAGAACGACATGCTTTTCGACAGACGGGTTAAGGTAATCGATGGAGCTACGACAGAGCTAATAGATGACGGAAGAACACGTCTCGTCGTGCGGCACTCGAGAAACAGTATTTTGTCTATTCTTCATGAATTGTGCTTGTTGGGAGAGAGCAGGATTTGA
- the whiA gene encoding DNA-binding protein WhiA, which produces MLVGREQDLSYADKLKEELCHLPLDDPSECRSEYLGFVKSRGTLRLRGSTAFLVIPLTSITSLKRLFQIAKKLSIPIFETQLIEEMRLGRKRGGELSFRFEEVEEFLRRSGISVRDDSIPKPVREDPVYFGAFLRGLYLAGGSVVDPSKEYHLEITLDTTEAFVNSLRIYIAENFNIKIGVVKVREKFKAYVKSSLDLIELLSLMGGKKTVTRLSSAVEVRKIRSDVSRTLNFLTANANKSGQAMAKHVKAIRIIDKKLGIDRLDEDLRQIAILRIENEDLNLRELGEIMNPPMSKSAVYNRLKKLMALAEELGDI; this is translated from the coding sequence GTGCTTGTTGGGAGAGAGCAGGATTTGAGTTATGCCGATAAACTCAAGGAAGAGCTATGCCATCTTCCTTTAGATGATCCGTCAGAATGCAGGTCTGAATACCTCGGTTTTGTCAAGTCAAGAGGGACTCTAAGACTTAGAGGCAGCACAGCTTTTCTCGTTATACCTCTTACGTCGATCACGAGTCTTAAAAGGCTATTCCAGATAGCAAAAAAGCTTTCTATACCAATTTTCGAGACTCAATTAATCGAAGAAATGCGTCTAGGTCGGAAAAGGGGTGGAGAGCTTAGCTTTCGCTTTGAAGAAGTCGAGGAGTTCCTTCGCAGAAGTGGGATTTCGGTCAGAGACGATTCCATCCCGAAACCGGTGAGAGAAGATCCGGTTTACTTCGGTGCGTTCCTCAGAGGTTTGTATCTGGCCGGTGGGTCCGTAGTTGACCCTTCAAAAGAGTATCATCTAGAGATAACTCTAGACACGACAGAAGCTTTCGTGAATTCTCTGAGAATTTATATCGCCGAGAATTTCAATATAAAGATCGGTGTTGTAAAGGTCAGGGAAAAATTCAAAGCGTATGTGAAATCATCACTTGATTTGATTGAGTTGCTGTCCCTGATGGGTGGCAAGAAGACCGTAACGAGGCTTTCGAGCGCTGTAGAAGTTAGGAAGATCAGAAGCGATGTGAGCAGAACCCTGAATTTTCTTACGGCGAATGCAAATAAATCAGGGCAGGCAATGGCGAAACACGTGAAGGCAATAAGGATTATAGACAAGAAACTCGGTATTGACAGACTAGACGAAGATCTTCGACAGATAGCCATTCTCCGAATAGAGAACGAAGACCTCAATCTAAGAGAACTTGGGGAAATAATGAATCCGCCAATGAGTAAGTCAGCAGTATATAATAGGTTGAAAAAGCTTATGGCATTGGCCGAAGAGTTGGGAGATATTTAG
- the nrdR gene encoding transcriptional regulator NrdR: MKCPFCGGDSTRVLDSRPTDESTSIRRRRECEKCGARFTTYERYEKLPFLVVKKDGRREKFSREKLLNGLLKACEKRPISVDTVNGIVETVENGIVKAGKHEVISSEIGEMIMTELKSLDRVAYVRFASVYKDFRDIDHFMDIIEELRNDRDR, from the coding sequence ATGAAATGTCCTTTTTGTGGTGGAGATTCTACAAGGGTTCTGGATTCTAGACCGACCGATGAATCCACTTCCATTCGGAGAAGAAGGGAGTGCGAGAAGTGTGGTGCAAGATTCACTACCTATGAGAGGTATGAGAAACTCCCCTTCTTGGTGGTAAAAAAAGACGGCAGAAGGGAGAAATTTAGCAGGGAGAAACTTCTTAATGGATTGCTGAAAGCCTGTGAGAAGAGGCCAATATCTGTTGATACGGTCAATGGTATCGTTGAAACCGTAGAAAATGGGATTGTGAAGGCGGGGAAACACGAAGTGATCTCAAGTGAGATCGGCGAGATGATAATGACTGAACTTAAGTCTCTGGACAGAGTTGCTTACGTTAGATTTGCATCTGTTTACAAAGATTTCAGGGACATAGACCATTTCATGGATATAATTGAGGAACTCAGGAACGACAGAGATCGTTGA
- the greA gene encoding transcription elongation factor GreA codes for MKKKVIYLTQEGFDRMKEELESLRKKLMYEIAERIKEARELGDLSENSEYDEAKNEQGRIDSRIKQLEEILNNAEIIEDDGDLSTVKLGYVVELQNAETGEKSQFRIVNAQEANIFEGKISSDSPIGRGVLTHKVDELVRVKTPAGWAKYKILTIGK; via the coding sequence GTGAAGAAGAAAGTAATTTACCTTACACAGGAAGGCTTCGACAGAATGAAAGAGGAGCTCGAGAGTCTTAGAAAGAAACTCATGTATGAAATTGCTGAAAGGATCAAGGAAGCCAGAGAGCTTGGGGATCTAAGTGAAAATAGCGAATACGATGAAGCCAAGAACGAACAGGGAAGAATCGATAGCAGAATAAAGCAGCTGGAAGAGATACTAAATAACGCTGAAATAATCGAGGACGACGGTGACTTGAGTACAGTGAAATTGGGTTATGTCGTTGAACTCCAGAACGCTGAGACAGGTGAGAAATCTCAATTTAGAATCGTCAACGCTCAGGAGGCCAACATTTTTGAGGGAAAAATCAGTTCCGATTCTCCTATTGGACGCGGAGTTTTAACTCACAAAGTGGATGAATTGGTAAGGGTAAAAACCCCTGCAGGTTGGGCGAAGTACAAGATTCTTACTATCGGCAAGTGA
- the lysS gene encoding lysine--tRNA ligase has translation MSEEARKQRIEEINQMRSEGIEPYPYRFEKTHWAGQIKTDFSDLKDSETREDITLRIAGRVVAMRNHGKSTFFVLRDNTDRIQAYIRLDGVGVENFEVFKKFVNIGDFLGVTGFPFKTHTGEISVFVKHFEILSKAIRMMPEKWHGVKDKEIIYRQRYVEMLSSDEALERFRIRSELFRLVREFLQSRGFIEVDTPMLHYLTGGASARPFKTHINVFESEMYLRIAEELFLKRFLVGGFERIFEIGKNFRNEGVSFKHHPEFTMMELYWAYADYNDIMDITEEMINYVVSKITGSEIITYQGKKIDFSRPWRRVKMASFIEENLGVDILEDSSDELIAVLKKHNAEPDIKERGHLIEKLWDLVEHNLVNPTFVTEHPVIISPLSKIHREDPRVTERFELIISSMEMANAFSELNDPIEQYDRFLHQAGLRDIGDEEAQMMDQDFIRALEYGMPPTGGLGVGWDRIIMLVTDAPSIRDIIPFPLVRPISFDEEEALSNSEE, from the coding sequence ATGAGTGAAGAAGCAAGGAAACAGAGAATTGAAGAGATAAATCAAATGCGCAGCGAGGGAATTGAGCCGTACCCATACCGTTTTGAGAAAACTCACTGGGCCGGCCAGATTAAGACGGATTTTTCCGATTTAAAGGATTCCGAGACTAGAGAAGATATTACCTTAAGAATTGCCGGAAGAGTGGTTGCGATGAGAAACCACGGGAAATCCACTTTCTTTGTTCTTAGGGATAATACGGACCGGATTCAGGCTTATATCAGGCTCGACGGTGTAGGGGTGGAGAATTTCGAGGTCTTCAAGAAATTTGTAAACATTGGCGATTTCCTGGGGGTCACTGGATTCCCTTTCAAGACGCATACAGGAGAGATATCGGTCTTCGTAAAGCATTTCGAGATACTCTCGAAGGCAATAAGAATGATGCCTGAAAAGTGGCATGGAGTGAAGGATAAGGAGATAATCTACAGACAGAGATACGTTGAGATGCTTTCGAGCGACGAAGCTCTTGAGAGGTTTCGGATTCGCTCTGAACTGTTTCGATTGGTCAGAGAGTTTCTTCAGTCCAGGGGTTTTATAGAAGTAGATACGCCCATGCTTCATTATCTGACTGGAGGAGCATCGGCAAGGCCCTTCAAAACTCATATCAATGTCTTCGAGTCGGAAATGTATCTGAGGATTGCAGAAGAACTATTCCTTAAGAGATTCCTGGTGGGAGGCTTTGAAAGGATTTTCGAAATCGGAAAGAACTTCCGCAATGAAGGGGTCTCCTTCAAACACCACCCTGAGTTCACAATGATGGAGCTATACTGGGCGTACGCAGATTACAACGATATAATGGATATCACTGAAGAGATGATCAACTACGTAGTCAGCAAAATAACAGGTTCAGAAATTATTACTTATCAGGGAAAGAAGATCGATTTTTCGAGGCCTTGGCGCAGAGTAAAGATGGCTAGCTTTATAGAAGAGAATCTTGGAGTCGATATCTTGGAAGATTCAAGTGATGAACTGATAGCCGTTCTGAAGAAGCATAATGCTGAACCTGATATCAAGGAAAGAGGACACTTGATCGAGAAATTGTGGGATCTTGTGGAGCACAACCTTGTGAACCCCACTTTTGTTACCGAGCATCCAGTAATAATCTCTCCATTGTCGAAAATTCATAGAGAAGATCCGAGAGTTACAGAGAGGTTCGAGCTGATAATAAGCTCTATGGAGATGGCAAATGCTTTCAGTGAGTTGAACGATCCGATTGAACAGTATGATCGTTTCCTTCATCAAGCGGGTTTGAGGGACATCGGAGATGAAGAGGCTCAGATGATGGATCAGGATTTCATCAGGGCTCTTGAATATGGGATGCCCCCCACGGGAGGATTGGGAGTGGGTTGGGATAGAATAATCATGCTTGTGACAGATGCACCTTCTATAAGGGATATTATTCCCTTTCCGCTCGTAAGACCAATCTCTTTTGATGAAGAAGAGGCTTTGAGTAATAGCGAGGAATAG